One stretch of Miscanthus floridulus cultivar M001 chromosome 18, ASM1932011v1, whole genome shotgun sequence DNA includes these proteins:
- the LOC136519829 gene encoding uncharacterized protein has protein sequence MPPRFPTARLLLTRPHRLLPLLSPLPSASLSPAPRALRLPPLLHRGARRRPLPRGMASAASPAPGPHAAAEAPPVAVGGEGAAAPRRLALEELPWDHSFVRELPGDPRSDTIPREVLHSCYSKVSPSAKVDNPKLVAWSDSVADLLDLDHNEFERPDFPQFFSGATPLVGSLPYAQCYGGHQFGVWAGQLGDGRAITLGEVVNSRGERWELQLKGCGKTPYSRFADGLAVLRSSIREFLCSEAMHGLGIPTTRALCLVETGKSVVRDMFYDGNAKEEPGAIVCRVAPSFLRFGSYQIHASRGKEDIEIVRRLADYVIRQHFPHLENMKKSEGLSFEAAIGDSPTIDLTSNKYAAWAVEVAERTAYLIARWQGVGFTHGVLNTDNMSVLGLTIDYGPFGFLDAFDPSYTPNTTDLPGKRYCFANQPDVGLWNIAQFAGPLSSAELISKDEANYVTERYGTKFMDEYQSIMTKKLGLTKYNKQLISKLLNNLAVDKVDYTNFFRLLSNVKADPGIPENELLVPLKAALLDIGKERKEAWISWVQTYIEELVESGIPDEERKAAMNSVNPKYILRNYLCQSAIDTAEQGDYEEVRRLLKVMQNPYDEQPGMEKYARLPPAWAYRPGVCMLSCSS, from the exons ATGCCGCCCCGGTTCCCCACCGCCCGCCTCCTCCTCACTAGGCCGCACAGGCTGCTCCCCCTCCTCTCCCCTCTCCCCTCCGCGTCCCTGTCCCCGGCCCCTCGCGCCCTCCGCCTCCCGCCGCTTCTTCACCGAggcgcgcgccgccgcccgctGCCGCGCGGCATGGCCTCCGCCGCTTCTCCCGCCCCCGGGCCACACGCCGCCGCGGAGGCGCCCCCCGTCGCCGTGGGAGGAGAGGGCGCCGCCGCCCCGCGGCGGCTCGCCCTGGAGGAGCTACCCTGGGACCATTCCTTCGTCCGCGAGCTGCCCGGCGACCCACGATCCGACACCATCCCGCGGGAG GTCCTGCACTCCTGTTACTCCAAGGTGTCTCCCTCGGCCAAAGTGGATAACCCCAAGCTGGTGGCATGGTCTGACTCCGTGGCCGATCTACTCGATCTGGATCACAATGA GTTTGAAAGACCTGATTTTCCTCAGTTTTTCTCAGGAGCAACTCCACTAGTGGGAAG TTTGCCCTACGCCCAGTGCTATGGAGGACATCAGTTTGGTGTATGGGCTGGTCAGTTGGGGGATGGAAGAGCGATAACTCTTGGAGAGGTTGTCAACTCTCGAGGTGAGAGGTGGGAGTTGCAGCTCAAAGGTTGTGGAAAGACTCCATACAGCAGATTTGCTGATGGTCTTGCTGTCCTACGCAGCAGTATCCGTGAATTCTTATGCAGCGAAGCCATGCACGGTCTAGGCATTCCAACAACTCGTGCCCTTTGTCTAGTTGAAACTGGAAAATCAGTTGTCCGAGATATGTTCTATGA TGGCAATGCAAAGGAAGAACCAGGTGCAATCGTTTGTCGTGTTGCACCATCTTTTTTACGTTTTGGTTCGTATCAGATACATGCTTCAAGGGGCAAAGAGGACATTGAAATTGTTCGTCGTTTGGCAGACTACGTGATACGTCAACACTTTCCGCATCTTGAAAATATGAAAAAGAGTGAAGGTTTGTCATTCGAGGCAGCTATAGGAGATTCTCCAACAATAGATCTCACATCAAACAAATATGCAG CCTGGGCAGTTGAGGTTGCAGAGAGGACTGCTTACTTGATAGCTAGATGGCAAGGTGTTGGCTTCACCCATGGTGTACTTAACACTGACAACATGAGTGTGCTGGGCCTAACTATTGATTATGGACCATTTGGCTTTCTCGATGCCTTTGATCCTAGCTATACTCCAAATACCACTGATCTTCCTGGGAAGAGGTATTGTTTTGCAAATCAACCTGATGTTGGCTTGTGGAATATTGCTCAGTTTGCTGGACCACTGTCATCTGCTGAGCTTATCAGCAAAGACGAAGCAAATTATGTGACGGAGAG GTATGGAACAAAGTTCATGGATGAGTATCAATCTATCATGACCAAAAAGCTGGGCTTAACCAAGTATAATAAGCAGCTAATTAGTAAGCTGCTTAACAACTTGGCAGTTGATAAGGTTGACTATACCAACTTTTTCCGTCTTCTTTCGAATGTCAAAGCGGATCCTGGTATTCCGGAGAATGAGCTGCTTGTTCCACTGAAGGCTGCTCTCCTAGATATTGGGAAAGAAAGGAAGGAAGCATGGATCAGTTGGGTACAGACTTACATTGAAGAG CTGGTGGAGAGTGGCATTCCTGATGAAGAAAGAAAAGCCGCGATGAACTCTGTTAATCCAAAGTATATTCTCCGCAACTATCTGTGCCAGTCTGCTATCGACACAGCTGAGCAAGGTGATTATGAGGAGGTTCGCCGGCTGCTTAAAGTAATGCAGAATCCTTATGATGAGCAGCCGGGAATGGAGAAGTATGCGCGGTTGCCACCAGCCTGGGCATACAGACCTGGAGTCTGCATGCTGTCCTGCTCCTCGTGA